The following proteins are encoded in a genomic region of Fusarium keratoplasticum isolate Fu6.1 chromosome 9, whole genome shotgun sequence:
- a CDS encoding PfkB domain-containing protein produces the protein MADQAKKHLIVVGACYLDTILRNAPPTVVPFFPSEDSKLRATSLSIRRGGNCPNSLEVLEQLLVDHDALQLHLVSPLPNTSSSATRRIISSFGPESNINFHHCIYRDASTEAASSYIIRSEESGSRTLVNYNDLPEMTRDEFEPIARSFNPDQETWWHFEGRIPDTTLKCIRLLRNVLPSAQISVEVEKPGREGLSELAAEADVVFYSRSWAESRGHQSPEACLRAEGHRKAYVESEIVSLALCTWGADGAAGLSRSAGECFRCPVQGEAGGDISVVDAVGAGDTFIAGMLYGLLCHPGDWSTGEKLGFAVRLATLKVQREGFAGLGADMLGTWMRSSARLVSSAT, from the exons ATGGCCGACCAAGCCAAGAAGCACTTGATCGTCGTAGGAGCCTGCTACTTGGACACGATCCTCAGGAACGCACCACCAACCGT TGTCCCCTTCTTCCCGTCCGAAGACTCCAAGCTGCGCGCCACCAGCCTCAGCATCCGACGTGGGGGCAACTGCCCAAATTcccttgaggtccttgagcAGTTGCTTGTTGACCATGATGCCCTCCAGCTGCATCTAGTGTCACCCCTGCCCAATACCTCGTCATCTGCAACACGACGCATCATCTCGTCCTTTGGTCCAGAGTCCAACATCAACTTCCACCACTGCATCTACCGCGATGCCAGTACCGAGGCGGCTAGCAGTTATATCATCCGCAGCGAGGAGTCAGGTAGCCGTACCCTTGTCAACTATAATGACCTACCAGAGATGACCCGGGACGAGTTTGAGCCCATCGCGCGGAGCTTCAATCCGGACCAGGAGACGTGGTGGCACTTTGAG GGCCGAATCCCTGACACGACTCTGAAGTGCATCCGTCTCCTGCGTAACGTGCTACCAAGCGCGCAGATAAGTGTCGAGGTAGAGAAGCCGGGCCGCGAAGGTTTGTCGGAGCTGGCGGCCGAGGCAGACGTCGTCTTTTACTCGCGGAGCTGGGCCGAG AGTCGAGGACATCAGTCCCCGGAGGCCTGCCTGAGAGCTGAGGGACACCGCAAGGCGTACGTGGAATCCGAGATTGT GTCGCTGGCACTGTGTACGTGGGGTGCAGACGGAGCCGCTGGTCTGTCTCGGTCCGCAGGCGAGTGTTTTCGCTGCCCTGTCCAGGGCGAAGCCGGAGGAGACATATCCGTGGTCGA TGCGGTGGGAGCCGGGGACACCTTCATAGCTGGAATGCTGTACGGGCTGCTATGCCACCCCGGCGACTGGAGCACCGGGGAGAAGCTGGGGTTCGCCGTCCGACTGGCCACACTGAAAGTGCAGCGAGAGGGGTTCGCTGGGCTGGGGGCAGACATGCTGGGGACTTGGATGCGGTCGAGTGCCAGATTGGTCTCCTCTGCCACCTAG
- a CDS encoding EXPERA domain-containing protein: protein MAAEAPSAESWTSSLPPDLFDQTTIISLLSTLAIVAAAYLASLRFLPSSSTGTLRFLFIWHLADALCHFLLEGSFLYHCFFSHEQISESTAGYFPTPAGFLGYSDRVYGAQSGGSNPFAQLWMVYAKADKRWAGVDLGVVSLELLTVFFDGPLAVYICYCLAKRDPKVSIWMIILATCELYGGFMTFCPEWLIGNLNLDTSNFMYLWVYLVFFNTLWVWIPLWVIWYSAKDISNALSVRQSKKSL from the exons ATGGCCGCAGAAGCCCCTTCCGCCGAGTCGTGGACCTCATCCCTCCCACCCGACCTCTTCGACCAGACGACAatcatctccctcctctcgaccctcgccatcgtcgcGGCCGCCTACCTCGCGTCCCTACGCTTCCTCCCCTCGTCGTCCACGGGGACCCTccgcttcctcttcatctggcACCTCGCCGACGCGCTGTGTcacttcctcctcgagggcaGCTTCCTCTACCACTGCTTCTTCTCGCACGAGCAGATCTCCGAGTCGACGGCCGGATACTTCCCCACGCCTGCTGGGTTCTTGGGTTACAGCGATCGCGTGTATGGCGCGCAGTCTGGGGGCAGTAATCCGTTTGCGCAGCTGTGGATGGTGTATGCCAAGGCGGATAAGCGATGGGCGGGTGTTGACTTGGGCGTCGTGAGCTTGGAGTTGCTGACGGTGTTTTTCGATGGACCGTTGGCTGTGTATATCTGCTATTGTCTTGCCAAGCGGGACCCCAAGGTCAGCATCTGGATGATTATCCTGGCGACCTGCGAGCTGTACGGAG GCTTCATGACCTTCTGCCCCGAGTGGCTCATTGGTAACCTAAACCTCGATACGAGCAACTTCATGTACCTCTGGGTGTATCttgtcttcttcaacacGCTCTGGGTGTGGATCCCTCTCTGGGTTATCTGGTACTCGGCAAAGGACATCTCCAACGCGCTGAGTGTGCGACAGAGCAAGAAGAGCCTGTGA